In Maridesulfovibrio bastinii DSM 16055, the genomic window TGACAGTTGCCAATTCCACCTCGGTATTCTTCAAATCAAAACCGGCTGCCTGTCTGACTTTAGCATCAAAACGAAAGTTAACCTGTTTAGAATCAGGATTGGCATCCAGACTGTAAACAGGACTCCAGCCACAACCATCAACCATATACTTCAAAGTAAACTCAGCTTTAGGTGCAGTTAGTCCGGAAACAGAAACTTTTACTTTCCAGACTCCTAAATTTTTACCGGAAACTTCTCTAAGCTTCGCCTGTAACTCTTCAACTTTTTTCTGTTGCACAGCCAGACTTCTGGTAAGCTTGGATTTCTGAGAATAATACTCGGATAAATTGGCAACAACCATATCGGATAGTTTTTCTGAAAGCACCGGTCTGGAAGCATCTCCGGCATTACCCTGACTCCAGTATGCTATACCTCCATCGACCGCTTTAATTTTAGCGGCAATGGAATCTCTATCCACAACAGCCTTATCCAGATCTTTTCTGACAGCTGCTACAGCAGGCGTTTCACTGATATTGTCACGGGTCCAGATAATATCCGTTACCGATATTCCAGGAACAGAACTGGAAACCGTCAATGTTTCAGGACGGGCGTGACCGGGGAGCTTCAGGTTTAAAATACTTTCACCTGAATCTTTTGATACTGTAAAAATAGAACTCGATGTTACTTCGGCACCTGTTGGAAAAAAAACAACCCTCATCTGAGCTGAAACGGACTGTGCTGAAAACATAAAAAGCATTATCAGCAATGAAAATAACCTGAATTTCAAACCAACCTCCAAAACACAAGATGCTTAGTGTTTAAATTTAACGTATAAAAATCACATCAAGGCGACAGTGGAATAATTAAAACAACATGCTCTCAATAACAGTTTTTATACCTTAAGGTCTACCTTGAAATAATATTTTCATATACATGGAAAAAACTGCTGCATCACATCCTGTTGGGGTTCAAGAACCAGATCAGTAAGATATTCAAGCATTGTTCTGCGGGAAATTTCACCAAGAAGGACTCCCTTCTCATCTATAACAGGAACAGCAGT contains:
- a CDS encoding DUF4139 domain-containing protein; its protein translation is MKFRLFSLLIMLFMFSAQSVSAQMRVVFFPTGAEVTSSSIFTVSKDSGESILNLKLPGHARPETLTVSSSVPGISVTDIIWTRDNISETPAVAAVRKDLDKAVVDRDSIAAKIKAVDGGIAYWSQGNAGDASRPVLSEKLSDMVVANLSEYYSQKSKLTRSLAVQQKKVEELQAKLREVSGKNLGVWKVKVSVSGLTAPKAEFTLKYMVDGCGWSPVYSLDANPDSKQVNFRFDAKVRQAAGFDLKNTEVELATVRPGSRISPPYLPNWNIRPDRVMDNAPVVGRGVMMVQEAAVKRSKNTYSAPSVQHKATYSLWKLGKRNIPAGESRLFNMSKEVWNADFSYLTRPSLGSEVFVSASVTHAEAKDLPRGTAFIYMEGTMLGSIQLDLTGKTVEMFFGSDPLLKAEFKTIQKASGEKGLFGSDQTYSWKYAMTITNSRNSARKIKVEEPFPVVGDKRIEIETESKPKAETENRKFVWEIEIPASSKSSIEYGVELKAPEDMKLDLGIGR